GCTTTTTTTGGACGAAATTGGAGAACTTCCCCTGGACGCCCAGGTGCGTCTTCTGCAGGTTCTTCAGGACGGAACGTTTGAGCGCGTTGGTGGCCGACATCCCATCACCGTGGACGTGCGGATCATCGCCGCCACGCATCGGAACCTGCAGGAGATGGTGCGGGCGGGTCGGTTTCGCGAAGATCTGTGGTACCGTCTGGCGGTTTTTCCGATCTTTCTCCCGCCGCTCCGCGACCGGCCCGAGGATATCCCGGCGCTTGCCCGGCATTTTGCCGAACGGGCGGCGGTGCGGTTCAATTTGCCGCTCCAACTGCCCACTGAGGAAGACATTCGTCTTCTTATGAGCTACGACTGGCCGGGAAACATTCGGGAGCTGGCGGCGGTCATTGATCGCGCGGCCATTTTGGGCGACGGCCGGGGCCTGCAGGTAGCCAAAGCCCTGGGAATCGGCACCTCGCCCGGTGCCACGGATCACCAGAAGGAGAATTTCCAGGACGAGGCCTTTCCCACACTGGAGGAAGTCAATCGTCGCCACATTGAAGAAGCCCTTCGGCGGTGCGCCGGGAGAATCGAGGGGCCCAAAGGGGCGGCGGCTTTACTGGGGATCAATCCCCACACGTTGCGCTCCAGAATGCGCAAACTGGGCATTCGATGGCAAGTCTACCGCAGGAAGTCTGGGGCGTGACTCCACAACCACGGGCTGCGGGCAGATCGATGCAAATGCAAGCATGAAGCAGGTGGGCTGAAACAAACTCCGAGATTGACGAGATTGCGTTGTGAATGCCTCGGGAAAGTCGCACGCGTTGCATGAGTCTTGTCTTCCCCCGGGTTGGCGAACACCAACTGGCCGTGGTAGCGTAATGGTGTTATCAGTATCGGCATGCCAAATTTGTGTCGTGAGCGCTAGAACTAATTGGCATTTGCGATGGGAGAGGCTCAATGCGTGTACTTGCAAGACTTGCCTGTGTTTTGGTGGTTGCCCTGGCATGTGCAGGATGTCCTAAGCCGCAGCCGGCCCCGCAAAGTAGTGAAGAGCCCAAACAACCGGTTGCCAAGGAACCCAAGCCGACGCAGCCGACTGTTAGTATTGACCCGGCCCTTGTTAAGAAACTGGAAGAGCGAGTAACCGAGCTAAATGGCAAGCTTGAGCGAGACGCGAACGGCAATCCGCTAGCCGTGGACCTCTTCCAGCGGCAGACGACCGATCAGGACCTGGCCCTGATCGCGCAGATCCCGACCATCCAGCGGCTGAGCTTGTGGGGCGCCGACATCACGGACGCAGGTATCCAGGAGTTGACGAAGCTCCCCAACCTTCAGGTGCTCGTTCTGGAGAATACCAGCATCACCAACGACGGAATGAAGTTCCTGGGGCAGATCAAGAGTTTGCGGTCGCTCAATTTACGGCGGAGCACCAATTTGACAGACGATGGTCTCCAGCATCTGGTGACGCTGGAAAATCTTCAGGAATTGGCGCTGCTGTACAACAATTTTTCCGATGCCGGGATGAAATGGGTGGGACAGCTCAAGAAGCTCCGCAACCTGGACCTGCGGGGATGTGTCATGATCACGGATGCGGGCCTCGAACAACTGAAGGACCTGAAAGAATTGCGGGCCCTTAAGTTGCGGAACCAACCCAGCGTTACCGATGCGGGCATCGCCACAATCGCCCAGTTGACCAATTTGAAAGACCTCGCTTTGGAAGATGCCGGGATTACCGACGCCGGCGTGAAGCAGCTTGCATCGCTCACCAATCTGGAGGCACTCAACCTCATGCGGTGTTACGGGGTGACGGATGATGGGATTGCCTTGCTCAAGCCGCTCACCAAATTGCAGCGCCTTTTCCTGCGGGGACTTTACATCTCCGGCCATGGACTGAAGGCGCTCACCGATACACAGAATCTCCAGGAACTGGATCTGGCGGAAACGCAGGCGGACGACACCACTGCTGAGGCCCTGCTCAATTTTCCCAACTTGAAGGTTCTGGATCTCTGGCATACCCAGATCACCGATGCCGGCCTGGCCCATCTCGGCAAGCTCAAGCAACTGGAAGAACTGGTCCTGGACGGAACACGCATCACCAGTGCCGGGCTGGCCCACCTGAGCAATCTGACACAACTCCGCACGCTCTCACTCAAAGAGTGTGATGACATCACAGACGAGGCCGTGCCTCATCTCGCGAAGCTGGCGTCCCTCAAAAAGTTGTCGCTCCAGCAGAGCGGCTTGAGTGAAGGCGGAATCAATCAGCTTCGGGAAAAATTGACCGGCTGCACGGTCGAATTCTGATCCAAGGACTCCGAAAACGCGAAGAGGCATCCCGCACGAATTTACGCAAAGCGAAGACGTTCAGTCCTGGGGCGACAGGAAAACGAGCAAGCGGGGTGTCGTTAAAACACCCCGCTTGTTTTTTAGTGCCGGGCAATGCAAGGTGGCAGGTGAATGGAGCTTGGCTCAGAAGGGCTCAAGCAAGCGGATGATTTCCGCCATTGGGCCCGGGCCAGGTTTTTTGAATCAGTCGAGCGGCTTGACGCGGATGTTGCGGTAGGCCACCGGACCGTGATTCCCCTGCAGCATGATGGGGCCACGGGGCACTTCCTTGCCTGTCACGCCGCCGGGGGTCTGGGAGGGTAACTCTAGGTTCTCGTGAATGACCTGGCCGTTGAGCACCACTTTCACCAGCTTGCCGTTGGCGGTTTTCTTGCCCGTCGCGTCAAAACGCGGGGCGCGGTACTCGATGACGTACTTTTGCCACTCGCCAGGTTGCTTGGAAGCATTCACCTTGGGAACGGCAATGCTGTAGAGCGCGCCCATGTCTCCCATGCCCAGCTTTTCCTTGCCGTAGCTATCGAGGACCTGAATCTCATACTCGCCCATAACGTAGATGCCGGAGTTTGAACCCTTCGGGACCATCACTTCAATCTCGATGATGGCATCGCCGAAGGTCTGCTCGGTGTAGATGTCCACGCCATGAGAACCGACGTTCACGAGTTCTTCCCCACCGGGTTTGCAGATGAGGGCGCGGGGATCATTCGGATCGACGGCCGCCGTTCCCACCTGCCATTTGCTTTGCTCGGGGCTTCCCTTGAGCTTCCAGCCCGGTAGACCCGGCTTGATCGGAATGGTGATCCAACCGTCTTCTGCAACCGCCGAGGCGGCCATTCCCGTCACCAGAACACCACACACCAGCCAACACGCGGACTTCCTCATGGTGCCATCTCCTTGTTAGAGGACCGACAACCAACACGTCCCATGGCCCCACAGCCAATGGGACTGATCACGTTCGAGGATTGACAAATCTCGATTGTTCGGCGGGATTCCTGTTATCAGGGAAGTTATTCCGGTTGGTAATCGGGATTTGGGGTTGGTAGCTGGGCATCGACCTCTTTCAACCATTTTTCCAGGACCGCCCGGAGCTGAGCAGCCTTTTGCGGGAAACGGTCAGTGAGGTCCTGTGATTCCTGGGGATCGTCCTTGAGATTGTACAGCTCTCCATGATTATCCTCATAGAAGTGGATGTATTTCCAGTCACCGTGCCGCACCGCACTGTAGGGAGTAGCGCCGCCCGGATGGTAGTGCGGATAGTGCCAGAAGAGGGCGCGATCAGGCAACGACCCCTCGCCGCGAAGCACATTGGCTACGCTCATGCCGTCGGAATGGTGCGAAGGATCGTCGGCGAGGCCGAGCATGTCGAGAACGGTGGGATAGAGATCGATCGTCATGATCGGTTGATGGGAAACGCTCCCTGGAGCGGTCACCCCAGGCCACCGAATGATCCAGGGAACGCGGACGCCACCCTCATAAGCCGATCCTTTTCCGGCCCGCAGGCCGATGTTGTGGGTCACTGGCCGTTTCTGGCACGCGGGCAGAACCAGTCCACCGTTGTCGGACGTGAAGATGACGATCGTTCGTTCGGTCAGTTGCAGACTATCGAGAGTTTCGAGAATTCGGCCGACGCTTTGGTCCAAACTGTGAATCATGGCGGCATAGACCGGGCATTGCTGACCGTTCAGGTTGTCTCCCCGGGCGTTAGCTTCTGCGAGCTTCTTTTCGTAATAGCGAACAAGCTGTTCCTTGGCCTGAAGCGGCGTATGCACGGCATAATGAGCAAAGTACAGGAAAAAGGGCTTTCCCTTGTTGGCGGTAATGAACTTCATGGCTTCATCGGTGAGGCGATCGGTGAGATATTCCCCCTCGTGACCGCCCTCCAGCGGAACGCGGCGGTCTGCTTTTCCGTACGGCCAGAAGTAACTGCCGGGCGACCCCCACTGCGTTCCCCCGATATTCAAATCAAACCCCTGATGCTGGGGAAAGTAGGGCGGATCCCCCAGGTGCCATTTTCCCACGTGGGCTGTGGCGTAACCCGCTTCATGAAGTCTTTCCGCCAGGGTGAGCTCTTCGAGGGGAAGGTACATTCTCCAATCGGGAATGCGGAGTTTTGCCCGTGGTCGCACATGACCGGGGATCCAGTCGGTGAGGTGCAAGCGTGCCGGATACTTCCCGGTCAAAAGAGCTGCCCGAGTGGGTGAACACACCGTACATGCGGCATAGCCCTGGGTAAAGCGCATTCCCTGCGAGGCAAGGCGATCGATGTGGGGAGTTTCGTAAAATCGGCTGCCGGTACATCCGAGATCAGTGGCTCCCAGGTCATCCACCAGAATGACCACCACGTTCCACGGTTTTTGTGGCGGTTCTTTGGCCAGGGCGGTACCACTCAAGGCAAGTAGCAACCCCAGCCCCACAGCTCTTTTCAGCCCAGACATGGCAAAACCTCCCCGAGGATGTCGCAAGGTTAGCCAGGGCGAGTCAACGTGTTTTCGCCCCCATTATAAACGGCGATGGCGGCGAAAGCACCGTGGCGGAAGGAGTAAGCAAGAACTGGCTTCTCTTTCCAAGAGGAGTGATTTCCGAAAGAGTATCATCCTGATCACCTGGGGGCTGCACACCGCCGCGGGCGATACACTGCTCCGCTCTTTGACAAGAGCGAGGGGCTAATTTTCGTTGTCCGCGGAGTACGCCAGTTGGCCGTCGATCCACACGGCCCGAACGGTCGCCTGGGGAGCGAGCACGGCTTCCACAGGGTCTCTTTCGTCGATCCGATCCTCCAATTTCACGACCGTGATTTGGGCGGAAGCCCCGTCGCGCAGATATCCCCACCCTTGCCATCCCAGCACCTTTGCTGGTTGAGATGTTGCCATGGCAAGGACTTGCCCAGCAGGCAAGTGGGGAAAGAGCTCGCGTACAGTTTGCAGCTCCCGCAAGATACTCAGGTCCGGATTGGTCGCGCGACTGTCCGTCCCGAGAATCACGGGAATCCCGGCCGCGAGGTATTCGTCGAGGGGATACCCCGCATGGCCGAAGCGGCGGTAGGTTCGCGGACAGAACACCACCGCAACCCGCCGGGCCGATCGCTGGAGCAAACTCCGCTCAAGCGATGTCAGATGATTCCCGTGGACGATGAGAAGGGGAGAACTCTCGGAAAGGATGGCGATATACTCGGCCCAACTCGTACCGCTTCCGAAAAGAGACCGGGTATTGATCCCCAGATCAGCGAACATCTTATGAAATGGGCCCGTCTGATGTTGGAGAAGCTCTTGTTCTTCTGCGGTCTCTGCAAGGTGGATGGCCACTGGAAGAGCCCGAGCGTTGGCGTATGAAACGAGTTGCCGCAACACGGTAGGCGGGACGGTGTATGGCGCATGGGGACTGATTCCCGCATCCAGTCCCAGCAGCGTACATGCCCAGCGATGCAGATCGAGTCGGGAAATGAGTTCCCCTACCGTATCTTCTCGCACGGCGATGCATT
This is a stretch of genomic DNA from Thermogutta terrifontis. It encodes these proteins:
- a CDS encoding sulfatase; its protein translation is MSGLKRAVGLGLLLALSGTALAKEPPQKPWNVVVILVDDLGATDLGCTGSRFYETPHIDRLASQGMRFTQGYAACTVCSPTRAALLTGKYPARLHLTDWIPGHVRPRAKLRIPDWRMYLPLEELTLAERLHEAGYATAHVGKWHLGDPPYFPQHQGFDLNIGGTQWGSPGSYFWPYGKADRRVPLEGGHEGEYLTDRLTDEAMKFITANKGKPFFLYFAHYAVHTPLQAKEQLVRYYEKKLAEANARGDNLNGQQCPVYAAMIHSLDQSVGRILETLDSLQLTERTIVIFTSDNGGLVLPACQKRPVTHNIGLRAGKGSAYEGGVRVPWIIRWPGVTAPGSVSHQPIMTIDLYPTVLDMLGLADDPSHHSDGMSVANVLRGEGSLPDRALFWHYPHYHPGGATPYSAVRHGDWKYIHFYEDNHGELYNLKDDPQESQDLTDRFPQKAAQLRAVLEKWLKEVDAQLPTPNPDYQPE
- a CDS encoding leucine-rich repeat domain-containing protein — its product is MRVLARLACVLVVALACAGCPKPQPAPQSSEEPKQPVAKEPKPTQPTVSIDPALVKKLEERVTELNGKLERDANGNPLAVDLFQRQTTDQDLALIAQIPTIQRLSLWGADITDAGIQELTKLPNLQVLVLENTSITNDGMKFLGQIKSLRSLNLRRSTNLTDDGLQHLVTLENLQELALLYNNFSDAGMKWVGQLKKLRNLDLRGCVMITDAGLEQLKDLKELRALKLRNQPSVTDAGIATIAQLTNLKDLALEDAGITDAGVKQLASLTNLEALNLMRCYGVTDDGIALLKPLTKLQRLFLRGLYISGHGLKALTDTQNLQELDLAETQADDTTAEALLNFPNLKVLDLWHTQITDAGLAHLGKLKQLEELVLDGTRITSAGLAHLSNLTQLRTLSLKECDDITDEAVPHLAKLASLKKLSLQQSGLSEGGINQLREKLTGCTVEF
- a CDS encoding 3-keto-disaccharide hydrolase, yielding MRKSACWLVCGVLVTGMAASAVAEDGWITIPIKPGLPGWKLKGSPEQSKWQVGTAAVDPNDPRALICKPGGEELVNVGSHGVDIYTEQTFGDAIIEIEVMVPKGSNSGIYVMGEYEIQVLDSYGKEKLGMGDMGALYSIAVPKVNASKQPGEWQKYVIEYRAPRFDATGKKTANGKLVKVVLNGQVIHENLELPSQTPGGVTGKEVPRGPIMLQGNHGPVAYRNIRVKPLD
- a CDS encoding amidohydrolase family protein; translation: MLEFRLYRLSADWVISPGESPRRFGSVLLYRDRVLAVGEDSSSARVVDKLRASLPEHADIVVEEHTYPGCAILPGLINAHTHLELSGWNRGFKEGQSLWEWIPTVVAFRRSADYRPAEAISRGIEECVAGGACGIVDIAQPGWPAWWVETFLPDRRLPSGPRPRVLSLLECIAVREDTVGELISRLDLHRWACTLLGLDAGISPHAPYTVPPTVLRQLVSYANARALPVAIHLAETAEEQELLQHQTGPFHKMFADLGINTRSLFGSGTSWAEYIAILSESSPLLIVHGNHLTSLERSLLQRSARRVAVVFCPRTYRRFGHAGYPLDEYLAAGIPVILGTDSRATNPDLSILRELQTVRELFPHLPAGQVLAMATSQPAKVLGWQGWGYLRDGASAQITVVKLEDRIDERDPVEAVLAPQATVRAVWIDGQLAYSADNEN